A region of Acidisarcina sp. DNA encodes the following proteins:
- a CDS encoding DUF1800 domain-containing protein, translated as MKHFGGRFAALLSLSFLASPYILCQSPPPVANHPAPSQSNGPLRGDTRILHALNRFTFGPRPGDLEAVRAMGLEQWFDQQLHPENLDLTDLNARLAQYPAMQWSIPDLLFRFPSNGVIRQTINGKRPIPERGVLHAIYEDQVFRLNMKRQEQDRKTAMDPERMKQVPPSASATGRGSAEMAGTGAAMAPEPPQTVQVLANRNSSSSAGMMPVANPPAQPLADEALIPNVLALPPEQRVTRLATMQAPEFDSFFKALKPVQREALRAGLSPAQKEIVAALENPQGMVTEELIDQRLTRDIYSPAQLQEVMTDFWLNHFNVFLHKDEQTPYYLVSYERDVIRPRALGKFEDLLEATAHSPAMLLYLDQWSSIGPDSMAAERARTNAARNPGNKQNARQGLNENYARELMELHTLGVNGGYTQADVTEVARILTGWTIDRPQLGGGFKFDPNRHEPGTKKVLGKKFKEGGELEGRELLHMLATRPATARFLSRKLAIRFVSDDPPQSLVDRLARSYLASGGDIAVVLKTLFRSPEFWSASVYRGKVKTPLEYVVSAARASNAAIGNLQPLENALREMGMPLYGAIPPTGYNWQSPTWVSTGALVNRMNFALALAANRLPGTTVIWTPQQTGNLGDGPGAGPIPSPEVEEPRLESLLVAGGVSDSTRSAVLHEFEAQSAPNPVPVKPASAVRSVYHPPAASALERQDQLLGGLLLGSPEFQRR; from the coding sequence ATGAAGCACTTTGGAGGACGATTCGCCGCCCTTTTGAGCCTTAGTTTTCTTGCGAGCCCGTACATACTCTGCCAATCTCCTCCACCAGTCGCAAACCACCCCGCTCCAAGCCAGTCGAATGGCCCGTTGCGTGGAGATACGCGCATTCTGCACGCCTTGAACCGCTTCACCTTCGGACCGCGTCCGGGAGATCTGGAAGCCGTCCGGGCGATGGGGCTGGAGCAATGGTTTGACCAGCAATTGCATCCCGAAAATCTCGATCTGACGGACCTCAATGCCCGGCTTGCCCAATACCCCGCCATGCAGTGGAGCATCCCGGACCTGCTCTTTCGCTTCCCCAGCAACGGAGTCATCCGCCAGACGATCAATGGGAAGCGACCTATCCCCGAACGCGGAGTCCTGCACGCAATCTATGAAGATCAAGTCTTCCGCCTCAACATGAAGAGGCAGGAGCAGGACCGGAAGACCGCGATGGATCCGGAGCGCATGAAGCAAGTTCCACCTTCCGCCAGTGCGACAGGGCGCGGATCGGCAGAAATGGCTGGAACCGGGGCAGCGATGGCTCCAGAGCCGCCACAAACCGTCCAGGTACTGGCAAATAGGAACTCATCCAGTTCAGCCGGGATGATGCCGGTTGCGAATCCGCCTGCGCAGCCACTCGCCGATGAAGCATTGATTCCCAATGTCCTCGCGCTCCCACCCGAGCAGCGCGTAACCCGGTTGGCAACGATGCAGGCGCCGGAGTTCGACAGCTTTTTCAAGGCGCTCAAGCCAGTACAGCGGGAGGCACTCCGCGCTGGTCTCAGCCCGGCCCAAAAAGAGATCGTGGCCGCGCTGGAAAATCCGCAGGGGATGGTGACCGAAGAGCTCATCGACCAGCGTCTCACCCGCGACATTTACTCCCCCGCCCAGTTGCAGGAGGTGATGACCGACTTCTGGCTCAATCACTTCAACGTCTTTCTGCATAAGGACGAACAGACTCCCTACTATCTGGTCAGCTATGAGCGGGATGTCATTCGTCCGCGGGCACTGGGCAAATTCGAGGACCTGTTGGAAGCCACGGCGCACAGCCCTGCCATGCTGCTCTATCTGGATCAGTGGAGCAGCATCGGTCCGGATTCCATGGCTGCGGAAAGGGCCAGGACCAACGCTGCGCGTAACCCCGGCAACAAGCAGAATGCACGCCAGGGGTTGAATGAAAATTATGCCCGCGAACTGATGGAGTTGCACACGCTGGGCGTGAATGGCGGCTACACCCAGGCGGACGTAACCGAAGTGGCGCGCATCTTGACCGGCTGGACCATCGATCGCCCGCAGCTTGGTGGCGGATTCAAATTCGACCCGAATCGCCACGAGCCCGGTACAAAAAAAGTTCTCGGCAAAAAGTTCAAGGAAGGCGGAGAGTTGGAGGGCCGCGAGCTGCTGCACATGCTGGCCACGCGGCCTGCCACAGCTCGGTTTCTCTCTCGTAAGCTGGCGATACGCTTCGTCAGCGATGACCCGCCGCAGAGTCTTGTGGATCGCCTGGCTCGCTCCTACCTGGCAAGCGGAGGCGACATCGCCGTAGTGTTGAAGACCCTCTTCCGCTCTCCCGAGTTCTGGTCTGCAAGCGTATACCGCGGCAAGGTGAAGACGCCCCTCGAGTACGTGGTTTCCGCCGCGCGGGCCAGCAACGCAGCCATCGGCAATCTTCAGCCATTGGAGAATGCCCTCCGCGAGATGGGGATGCCGCTCTACGGAGCGATTCCTCCCACCGGGTACAACTGGCAGTCTCCCACCTGGGTGAGCACAGGCGCGCTGGTGAACCGTATGAACTTTGCACTGGCGCTGGCGGCCAACCGCTTACCGGGCACAACCGTAATATGGACCCCGCAACAAACTGGCAACCTGGGTGACGGCCCAGGCGCCGGCCCCATCCCCAGCCCCGAAGTTGAGGAGCCGCGTCTTGAGTCGCTTCTGGTTGCAGGCGGGGTGAGTGATTCGACGCGATCCGCTGTACTCCATGAATTTGAGGCGCAGAGTGCGCCGAACCCGGTCCCGGTCAAGCCAGCCTCGGCAGTCAGGTCTGTCTATCACCCACCGGCAGCCTCCGCGCTGGAGAGGCAAGACCAACTGCTGGGCGGATTGTTGCTCGGCTCTCCGGAGTTCCAGCGTCGCTAA
- the dinB gene encoding DNA polymerase IV — MRYTISAVMSLRKIVHIDMDAFYASVEQRDDPKLRGKPVIVAWRGKRSVVCAASYEARRFGVRSAMPALRAEHLCPEAVFLPPDFARYRAVSRAVHEIFKRHTDLIEPLSLDEAYLDVTENKTGLPTATRVARTIREQIREELHLTASAGIAPNKFLAKIASDWRKPDGIFTIQPEDVDTFLPPLLVGRLPGVGKVTEKKLGELGVQTVGELQGLEPALLESHFGRYGLRLYQLARGLDNSAVVSDRPTKSISAEDTFEQDIPLEDTGPVIRHLAEKVWTASRKEARVARTVVLKLKTREFHILTRSHTPDAPPSTCEELTEIALLLRERVCLGPKQLFRLVGVGLSNFHQADDEHLQPALFEE; from the coding sequence GTGCGATATACAATTTCGGCGGTGATGAGCCTGCGAAAAATCGTCCATATCGACATGGATGCTTTCTATGCTTCCGTCGAGCAGCGGGACGATCCCAAGCTGCGCGGCAAACCTGTGATCGTCGCCTGGCGAGGAAAGCGCTCTGTAGTCTGCGCCGCCTCGTACGAAGCCAGACGCTTTGGTGTGCGCTCGGCAATGCCTGCTCTCCGCGCAGAGCACCTGTGTCCTGAGGCTGTATTTCTTCCGCCGGATTTCGCACGCTATCGCGCTGTCTCGCGCGCGGTACACGAGATATTCAAGCGACACACGGATCTCATCGAGCCACTGTCTCTGGATGAAGCGTATCTCGACGTTACCGAGAACAAGACAGGCTTACCGACCGCGACACGCGTAGCACGGACCATCCGCGAACAAATCCGCGAAGAGCTGCACCTGACGGCCTCTGCGGGCATTGCCCCAAACAAATTTCTGGCGAAGATCGCATCCGACTGGCGCAAGCCGGATGGAATCTTCACCATCCAGCCTGAGGATGTGGATACATTCCTTCCGCCGCTCTTGGTTGGGCGTCTCCCTGGCGTGGGCAAAGTTACAGAAAAGAAGCTGGGGGAGCTTGGCGTTCAGACGGTGGGAGAGTTGCAGGGCCTGGAGCCAGCGCTGCTCGAAAGTCACTTTGGCCGATATGGGCTGCGTCTCTACCAACTGGCGAGAGGTCTCGACAATAGCGCTGTTGTGTCGGACAGGCCTACGAAATCCATCTCTGCCGAAGACACCTTTGAGCAAGACATTCCATTGGAAGATACCGGGCCTGTGATTCGCCATCTCGCAGAAAAGGTCTGGACCGCCTCGCGCAAGGAGGCGCGGGTTGCGCGCACCGTGGTTCTCAAGCTGAAGACTCGCGAGTTCCACATTCTCACCCGCAGCCATACGCCGGACGCTCCTCCTTCTACCTGTGAGGAGTTAACCGAGATTGCCCTCCTGCTACGGGAGCGGGTTTGCCTTGGTCCGAAACAGCTGTTTCGCCTGGTGGGAGTTGGCCTGAGCAACTTTCACCAGGCCGATGACGAACACTTACAGCCGGCTCTCTTTGAAGAATGA
- a CDS encoding HAD hydrolase family protein: MQISAEDRARRIKIILFDVDGVLTDGSIWMVPVSGASPSASEDSHNISSARMVEAKGFSAHDGTAISLARIAGMKCGVITKRISDTVALRARDLKLEFVYMGQAYKMRAVREILDKEGATLEEIAYVGDDVIDLPVMRECGLAIAVANAREQVKAAAHFVTENRGGDGAGRDAIEFILKSKGQLEESIERYIDESNPLPAGMDIGKGGF; the protein is encoded by the coding sequence ATGCAAATATCTGCGGAAGACCGCGCCCGGCGCATCAAAATCATTCTTTTCGACGTTGACGGAGTTCTCACCGACGGCAGCATCTGGATGGTCCCCGTTTCCGGCGCCAGCCCATCAGCAAGCGAAGACAGTCACAACATCTCCTCCGCCCGCATGGTGGAGGCAAAGGGTTTCAGCGCGCATGATGGAACCGCCATCTCGCTCGCCCGCATCGCGGGGATGAAGTGCGGAGTCATTACCAAGCGCATCTCGGACACGGTGGCTCTACGCGCGCGCGATCTCAAGCTGGAGTTCGTCTACATGGGCCAGGCCTATAAGATGCGGGCTGTCCGCGAGATCCTCGACAAGGAAGGCGCGACTTTAGAGGAGATTGCCTACGTCGGCGACGACGTGATCGATCTGCCCGTGATGCGTGAGTGCGGACTGGCAATCGCCGTGGCCAATGCTCGCGAACAGGTTAAAGCCGCAGCCCATTTCGTCACGGAGAATCGCGGCGGCGATGGAGCAGGACGCGATGCCATCGAATTCATTCTGAAGTCGAAAGGGCAGTTAGAGGAGTCCATCGAGCGATACATCGATGAAAGCAATCCTCTACCAGCGGGCATGGACATCGGCAAAGGCGGATTCTAG
- a CDS encoding DEAD/DEAH box helicase translates to MPSPVPSPSDDLGTLAGDDLAWAHPVVREWFVRRFGSATEPQQQGWPQILAGKPTLISAPTGSGKTLAAFLICIDALLRKAMDGRLDAETEVVYVSPLKALSNDIQKNLQQPLGEIQQLALEMGCLCPEIRTAVRTGDTSAAERRAMLKRPPHILVTTPESLYILLTAEKSRQNLRRVRTVIVDEIHALADDKRGTHLALTLERLDALVCGENTLSPGASITGLATPPLRIGLSATQNPIELVAEFLTGKPANEVAIVQVGHRRTLDLAIEVPDDELGCVATNAIWDSIYTRLAELAQEHRSTLVFVNTRRMVERLAFALSERIGAENVAAHHGSLSRRMRHEAEQRLKAGEIRLLVATASLELGIDIGSIDLVCQINSPRAIGVGVQRVGRAGHWRGAIPKGRFFVTTRDDLVETAALLRAMQSGALDRLEIPEKPLDVLMQQIVAACAAEPWHEDVLFHVLRRAYPYRDLTRDEFEELLCLLADGVEVTRGRYGAYLLRDRVHGHLQARRGARTVAVSNGGTIPDTALFSVIVQPDGVQIATLDEDFAVESSAGDIILLGNTSWRIQRVESAGRVFVEDAHGLPPSVPFWRGEAPQRTLELCSFVSDLRDEIGCRVPNALPGYVSQTHPEVATAVAWLKQEGCLTDSGAEQLIGYVIAGRAALGAVPTLRTIVAERFFDEGGGMQLILHAPFGGRINKAWGLALRKRFCRGFNFELQAAATDNGLNISLAEQHSFPLSDVFQFLTEETVTELLEQASLASPIFKSRWRWDAGRSLQLLRFHKGKRIPPQIQRTRSEDLLASVFPQAAACFENIEGDIQIPDHPLIREVMKDVLGEAMDLDGLRQVLRAIRDGSIRCLAVDTTTPSQFAHEILHANPYAFLDDAPLEERRARAVHMRGTVPDSALGEAGRLDPAAIAEVREEIRPDLRDEHEFHDLLCSLVIVPVSVTEGSTARDWTIFLSRLERVGRATVAAVETPTGLREYIVAAERVDSLRLLWPEARFAKELAARPTTDIPAVSEVVRKAVQGWMGILGPVTAGNLASALGLDTASVLGAMLQMEMAGTVLRGTFEDAANEAERDSVTTADAEIQWCERRLLQRIHKRTLSSLRKQIEPVAPAAYMHWLLHWQHLAPQALLSGEQGVLDALRGLEGFEAPAIEWERSLLPQRVANYDPRWLDALCLMGVVGWGRISPHPAFYSAESGGPRRVVPTSMAPITFFIREEAQWMDLCMEGRQVPEEALIASLSDLALRVRSSLAQNGACFAGDLVRQLAAPAAEVSRALWELVAAGLATADGFDSLRALIDPRRKVIALQSSRSRSAHPSRNLTGRWCLLSPPEGDGSDAQRMAEIREMRIDSACRMLLRRYGVVFRDLLERETTVPRWRDLLGIFRRMEMRGEVRGGRFLSGFGGEQFALPEALESLRATRRNAVINEEIVVAAADPMNLAGIVVPGERVAAIPGRKVSFFNGACAQETSAESLGDVMVLPAGPLPSQLHLEDTDNDRALHS, encoded by the coding sequence ATGCCCTCGCCGGTTCCTTCCCCTTCCGACGACCTTGGCACCCTTGCAGGCGACGACCTGGCATGGGCGCACCCCGTTGTGCGCGAGTGGTTTGTGCGGCGCTTCGGCTCTGCCACGGAGCCGCAGCAGCAGGGCTGGCCGCAGATTCTCGCCGGCAAACCGACGCTGATCTCCGCACCCACCGGCTCAGGCAAAACGCTGGCGGCCTTTCTCATCTGCATTGATGCGCTGCTACGCAAGGCGATGGACGGGCGTCTCGATGCGGAGACGGAGGTAGTCTACGTTTCACCGCTGAAGGCTCTCTCCAACGACATACAGAAAAATCTGCAGCAGCCACTGGGAGAGATCCAGCAGCTTGCGCTGGAGATGGGCTGCCTCTGCCCGGAGATTCGCACTGCGGTGCGGACCGGCGATACATCCGCTGCCGAACGGCGCGCAATGTTAAAGCGGCCGCCGCATATCCTGGTCACCACTCCGGAGTCGCTCTACATCCTGCTGACAGCAGAGAAATCGCGCCAGAATCTGCGCCGCGTGCGCACGGTGATCGTCGACGAGATTCATGCGCTGGCCGACGATAAGCGCGGCACGCATCTGGCGTTGACGCTGGAGCGACTGGATGCGCTGGTGTGCGGAGAGAACACGCTGTCGCCTGGCGCATCGATCACCGGACTTGCTACGCCGCCTTTGCGCATCGGACTTTCGGCTACGCAGAATCCCATTGAGCTGGTTGCAGAATTCCTCACCGGCAAACCCGCTAACGAAGTTGCCATCGTGCAGGTAGGGCACAGGCGCACGCTGGACCTTGCGATCGAAGTGCCCGACGACGAGCTGGGTTGCGTTGCCACCAACGCCATCTGGGATTCGATCTACACGCGGCTTGCTGAGCTGGCGCAGGAGCATCGCTCGACCCTGGTGTTTGTGAATACGCGACGCATGGTAGAGCGGCTGGCGTTTGCATTGAGCGAGCGAATCGGCGCGGAGAATGTGGCCGCGCATCACGGCAGTCTGTCGCGCAGGATGCGGCATGAGGCCGAACAAAGGTTGAAGGCCGGAGAGATTCGCCTTCTGGTGGCGACAGCTTCGCTGGAGCTTGGCATCGACATCGGTAGTATCGATCTCGTATGCCAGATCAACTCGCCGCGCGCGATCGGGGTTGGCGTGCAACGCGTGGGCCGCGCTGGACACTGGCGGGGAGCCATTCCAAAAGGAAGATTTTTTGTTACCACGCGCGATGATCTGGTGGAGACGGCGGCCCTGTTGCGCGCCATGCAGAGTGGCGCGCTCGACCGGCTGGAGATTCCCGAGAAGCCTCTCGATGTGCTGATGCAGCAGATTGTGGCGGCATGCGCAGCTGAGCCATGGCATGAGGATGTCCTGTTCCACGTCCTCCGGCGAGCGTATCCCTATCGCGACCTGACGCGGGACGAGTTTGAAGAATTGCTTTGCCTGCTGGCGGATGGCGTTGAAGTGACTCGCGGACGATACGGGGCATACCTGCTCCGCGACCGTGTGCATGGGCATCTGCAGGCGCGGCGAGGTGCGCGAACCGTGGCTGTTTCGAATGGTGGCACGATACCGGATACCGCGCTCTTCTCTGTGATTGTGCAGCCTGACGGTGTGCAGATTGCGACTCTCGATGAGGACTTCGCGGTGGAGTCATCAGCGGGCGACATTATTCTGCTTGGGAATACGAGCTGGCGGATTCAGCGGGTGGAGAGCGCGGGGCGAGTGTTTGTAGAGGATGCGCACGGGCTGCCGCCGAGTGTTCCTTTCTGGCGCGGCGAGGCCCCGCAGCGCACGCTGGAGTTGTGTAGCTTTGTTTCGGACCTGCGCGATGAGATTGGATGTCGCGTACCCAATGCGTTGCCGGGCTACGTAAGCCAGACCCATCCCGAGGTAGCAACGGCCGTGGCGTGGTTAAAGCAGGAGGGCTGTCTGACGGACTCCGGCGCTGAACAGCTGATCGGCTATGTGATCGCAGGACGAGCTGCGCTGGGCGCGGTGCCAACGCTGAGGACAATCGTCGCCGAGCGCTTTTTCGATGAGGGAGGCGGCATGCAGCTCATCCTGCATGCTCCGTTTGGCGGACGCATCAACAAGGCCTGGGGTCTGGCGTTGCGCAAGCGTTTTTGCCGGGGATTCAACTTCGAACTGCAGGCAGCGGCTACCGACAACGGGCTGAACATCTCTCTTGCCGAGCAACACAGCTTCCCGCTCAGCGACGTCTTCCAGTTCCTGACAGAAGAGACGGTGACCGAGCTGCTGGAGCAGGCCTCGTTGGCCTCGCCGATCTTCAAGTCGCGCTGGCGCTGGGATGCGGGTAGGAGTTTGCAACTGTTACGGTTTCACAAAGGCAAGAGGATTCCGCCGCAGATTCAGCGTACGCGTTCCGAAGATCTGCTGGCGAGCGTCTTCCCCCAGGCCGCAGCATGTTTTGAGAATATCGAGGGAGATATCCAGATTCCGGATCACCCTCTCATCCGCGAAGTGATGAAGGATGTGCTGGGCGAAGCCATGGATCTGGATGGCCTTCGGCAGGTCCTGCGAGCTATTCGCGACGGGTCTATTCGCTGCCTGGCCGTGGATACCACGACCCCATCACAGTTCGCGCACGAGATTCTCCATGCGAATCCTTATGCCTTTCTCGACGATGCGCCGTTGGAGGAGCGCCGCGCCCGCGCGGTCCATATGCGCGGAACGGTTCCGGACAGCGCGCTGGGAGAGGCCGGAAGACTAGACCCGGCGGCGATTGCCGAGGTACGCGAGGAGATTCGCCCGGACCTTCGCGATGAACATGAATTTCACGATCTGCTGTGCTCTCTCGTAATTGTTCCCGTGTCTGTTACGGAAGGATCGACTGCGCGGGACTGGACGATATTTCTGTCGCGGCTGGAGCGCGTTGGGCGTGCGACCGTGGCAGCGGTGGAAACTCCGACTGGGTTGCGGGAGTATATTGTCGCTGCCGAACGCGTCGATTCCTTGCGCCTGCTGTGGCCAGAGGCTCGCTTCGCAAAAGAACTTGCAGCAAGGCCGACGACCGATATTCCGGCTGTGAGCGAAGTCGTTCGCAAGGCGGTGCAGGGATGGATGGGAATCCTGGGGCCGGTAACGGCTGGCAATCTAGCATCGGCGCTGGGCCTTGATACTGCATCGGTGCTGGGCGCAATGCTGCAGATGGAGATGGCGGGTACAGTGCTACGCGGCACCTTTGAGGATGCAGCAAACGAAGCGGAGCGCGATTCTGTAACCACGGCGGATGCGGAAATACAGTGGTGCGAGCGCCGCCTGCTCCAGCGCATTCACAAGCGCACGCTCTCCAGCTTGCGCAAGCAAATCGAGCCTGTTGCACCTGCGGCCTACATGCACTGGCTGCTGCATTGGCAGCATTTGGCACCGCAGGCCCTGCTATCAGGGGAGCAGGGAGTCCTGGACGCACTGCGTGGCCTGGAGGGCTTTGAGGCTCCGGCGATCGAGTGGGAGCGCTCATTATTGCCGCAGCGAGTGGCGAATTACGATCCACGCTGGCTCGACGCTCTGTGCCTGATGGGCGTTGTGGGCTGGGGCCGCATCTCGCCTCATCCGGCGTTCTACTCTGCGGAATCCGGTGGGCCGCGCCGCGTGGTACCGACGAGCATGGCGCCGATCACGTTTTTTATTCGCGAGGAAGCGCAGTGGATGGATCTGTGCATGGAAGGGCGGCAGGTACCTGAGGAGGCGCTGATTGCGAGCCTGAGCGATCTGGCTCTGCGGGTGCGCAGCAGCCTGGCACAAAACGGAGCCTGTTTTGCGGGCGATCTGGTTCGCCAACTTGCTGCTCCAGCTGCGGAGGTGAGTCGTGCGTTGTGGGAACTGGTAGCGGCGGGACTGGCCACGGCAGATGGCTTCGATTCCTTGCGAGCGCTTATCGATCCGCGCCGAAAGGTGATTGCGCTGCAATCCTCGCGAAGCAGATCGGCACACCCGTCGCGGAATTTAACCGGGAGGTGGTGCCTGTTGAGTCCACCCGAGGGTGACGGAAGCGACGCGCAACGCATGGCGGAGATCCGCGAGATGCGTATCGACTCCGCGTGCCGCATGCTGCTGCGCCGCTATGGCGTGGTGTTTCGCGATCTACTGGAGCGGGAGACCACGGTTCCCCGATGGCGTGACCTGCTGGGAATCTTTCGCAGAATGGAGATGCGGGGCGAGGTTCGCGGAGGACGGTTTCTCTCTGGTTTTGGTGGTGAGCAGTTCGCGCTGCCGGAGGCTCTGGAATCGCTGCGCGCAACGCGCCGGAATGCTGTCATCAACGAAGAGATCGTTGTGGCTGCGGCTGATCCGATGAATCTTGCCGGCATTGTTGTTCCCGGGGAGCGCGTGGCAGCGATTCCGGGCCGCAAGGTATCCTTCTTCAACGGTGCGTGTGCACAAGAGACTTCGGCAGAATCGTTGGGGGATGTAATGGTTTTGCCTGCGGGTCCACTACCATCTCAGTTGCACCTGGAAGACACAGACAATGACCGCGCCCTCCACTCCTAG
- a CDS encoding VIT1/CCC1 transporter family protein, with amino-acid sequence MSTPHTHTHAHTETHFESSETVRDVVIGMADGLTVPFALAAGLSGAVNSTHVVVLAGLAEIAAGSIAMGLGGYLAARGDAEHYASERVREQREVVERVHDEEEETHAIFQRYGVERTESEPVLQALKRNPEAWVDFMMRFELGLEEPEKNRASQSALTIAISYILGGLIPLLPYMLGANASQALLISVAITLCALLVFGAVKGRMTGAGTMRSGLQTMMIGGLAAGVAYALARALNR; translated from the coding sequence ATGTCTACTCCACACACCCACACTCACGCTCATACTGAAACGCATTTCGAATCCAGTGAAACCGTTCGCGACGTTGTCATTGGCATGGCCGACGGGTTGACGGTTCCTTTTGCTCTGGCTGCCGGACTTTCCGGTGCGGTGAACTCGACCCACGTAGTGGTGCTCGCGGGCCTGGCAGAGATTGCCGCGGGTTCGATCGCCATGGGGCTGGGGGGATATCTGGCTGCGCGCGGCGACGCCGAACATTATGCGAGCGAGCGAGTGAGGGAACAGCGCGAAGTCGTCGAGCGGGTCCATGATGAAGAGGAAGAGACCCATGCCATCTTCCAGCGCTATGGAGTGGAGCGCACGGAGAGCGAACCTGTGCTGCAGGCGCTGAAGCGCAACCCCGAGGCATGGGTGGACTTTATGATGCGCTTCGAACTGGGCCTGGAGGAGCCGGAGAAAAACCGCGCCAGCCAGAGCGCCCTAACGATTGCAATCTCCTACATTCTCGGCGGCCTGATTCCCCTGCTGCCCTACATGCTTGGGGCCAACGCGTCGCAGGCGTTGCTGATCTCTGTTGCCATTACACTCTGCGCATTGCTGGTGTTTGGCGCTGTAAAGGGTCGGATGACCGGCGCGGGAACCATGCGGAGCGGCCTGCAGACGATGATGATTGGCGGATTGGCCGCGGGCGTAGCGTATGCACTGGCGCGGGCGTTGAATCGTTAG
- the egtB gene encoding ergothioneine biosynthesis protein EgtB yields the protein MNPVVGSSFALASQFSAVRKQTEDLCAPLSAEDMMVQSCPEASPAKWHLAHTTWFFEVFVLREFLAGYHEFHPDFGWLFNSYYKSLGEHPEKKLRASFSRPGLATILDYRCHVEGAIHKLIEAGMPAEAEKRIILGLNHEQQHQELIATDIKNALWVDPLHPAYLSDPLVRDNEAASELHWIDYPEGICEIGWGGAGFCFDNELPRHREFIESFRIASRAVTCSEYLQFMNDGGYRRPELWLSEGWDTVLREGWEAPLYWWRQGGQSESWSVFTLRGNVPLVELADTPVCHVSYFEAEAYARWAGKRLPTEAEWEIAATPLPITGNLLEEARFHPRMAIASSATAPSQMFGDVWEWTRSPYIGYPGYQPLPGALGEYNGKFMCNQMVLRGGSVVSPASHLRATYRNFFAPPTRWQFSGIRLADVAP from the coding sequence ATGAATCCAGTTGTCGGCTCTTCTTTCGCCCTCGCAAGCCAATTTTCAGCGGTTCGCAAACAGACAGAAGACCTTTGCGCGCCACTCTCCGCAGAAGACATGATGGTCCAATCCTGCCCGGAGGCCAGCCCCGCGAAGTGGCATCTGGCGCATACCACCTGGTTCTTCGAAGTATTTGTGTTGCGGGAGTTTCTCGCCGGATACCACGAGTTTCATCCCGACTTCGGCTGGCTCTTCAATAGCTATTACAAATCGCTCGGGGAGCATCCGGAGAAAAAGCTGCGCGCCTCATTTTCGCGCCCCGGCCTGGCCACCATACTTGACTATCGATGTCATGTGGAAGGCGCAATCCACAAGCTGATTGAGGCTGGCATGCCGGCAGAGGCCGAGAAACGGATCATCCTGGGCCTGAACCACGAGCAGCAGCACCAGGAGTTGATCGCGACCGACATCAAGAACGCGTTGTGGGTGGACCCGCTGCATCCGGCCTATCTGAGCGATCCGCTGGTTCGCGACAATGAGGCGGCATCGGAGCTTCATTGGATCGATTATCCCGAGGGGATCTGCGAAATCGGCTGGGGTGGCGCCGGTTTCTGCTTTGACAATGAGCTGCCGAGACATCGTGAGTTTATCGAGTCCTTCCGCATTGCAAGCCGAGCTGTGACGTGTTCCGAATATCTGCAGTTCATGAACGACGGTGGCTATCGGCGTCCTGAACTGTGGCTTTCCGAGGGATGGGACACGGTGCTACGGGAGGGCTGGGAGGCTCCTCTCTATTGGTGGAGACAAGGCGGGCAGAGCGAGAGTTGGAGCGTATTTACGCTGCGCGGAAATGTTCCGCTTGTGGAACTGGCCGATACCCCGGTTTGCCACGTCAGCTACTTTGAGGCGGAGGCATATGCGCGATGGGCCGGCAAGAGGCTCCCCACAGAAGCCGAGTGGGAGATTGCAGCGACGCCCTTGCCGATCACAGGCAACCTGCTCGAGGAAGCGCGTTTCCATCCTCGCATGGCTATCGCATCATCTGCCACGGCGCCGTCGCAGATGTTCGGCGATGTGTGGGAGTGGACGCGCAGTCCGTATATTGGCTATCCCGGATATCAGCCCTTGCCCGGAGCCCTTGGAGAATATAACGGAAAATTCATGTGCAACCAGATGGTGCTTCGAGGGGGATCGGTAGTGTCGCCTGCGTCGCACCTGCGCGCTACCTATAGAAATTTCTTCGCTCCGCCCACGCGGTGGCAATTTTCCGGAATTCGATTGGCCGATGTTGCACCGTAA